The DNA segment GCATTACACTTGCACCGTCACTTGCAAATGCAACAAGATTCTTCTGTAAGTATGCATGGTCAAACCCGTGTTTCTGAAGACACTTAGTAAGCGCTAACACTATGGACTCAGCTGACTGATCAAAAAGTTCAACTAACTCCAAAAACATGAAGTGAGGGTCACGTGTCTTGTCTGTCTCGcatttgagatgcacaataagtgctggggaaccattcatcaattaacacagcaatttttccatcgatgtgtattattctctcacaggcttttttgaccatttcatcagaaacgtggttgataatttgagtggcactgtatctggaatgaagaccagttcccacattaacaccatttatttcttgcagttccagtaaggcctgatgatcagaatagggtcgattttgttttgcaaggtagttatcagtagaaaatattttacaggtagtTTCGTGATTTCACCTTTTTGCACTgtcaacacatttcccaataatgTCCTCTGTGTTCTGCTGTAACAATGCAGTGGCCTTGTTATGAGCGCTGGATTTCTTGTGTTCAGCTATCTTTTTTCGCAAAGATCGTAGCTGTTGCTCTCGAGTTTTTCCATTGTACCCAACACTGTAATTTTTCCACTCAGAAGACAGAGAAACACCCTGACTTTTCAGAAACACGTCTACAAACATGACAGCCCAGATTACCATCCGCACAGTCAaggaaagtgtaaagttgtttcttttcttcccatACCTCAGAACTCCAGATGTTTGGCCGTGGCTGTTTCTCCgcgtttttttcttcaactgctgtaggttctggttccacttgccacgaaatccgcgtgttcagattcCTTTACATACTCTTTTGAattgctcagcatacactcttatctcaggggagacgttaggaggacagagatgttattactcctagtgggatatagttcgtgctctggacccgcagtatatccagatgactaatatagaactcaagaaattgacagattcctgtatttaaagttttttacgaaatcggagtatgattagtactcgttcggtttattaacggttaaatattggatagagtagctacaggctacgtcatatccccagctgacagacacactgggcagtccagtgtcttaacagatatcaacgttaacactttaaaacatgtatatatgtgttaatcaaggccgacaagcaggccaagaacacgtcacctaaagtacccaatggtctatttcagcacattcaacaaaactctctcttatttctaaaacacagcgtgagtcccttatagcaatacatgcaatacatgtgagataaaataataataattgcttaatgcttaccctttaatataaatcgtaaaaggatatggctgtcttcaccaaGCAAACGAAACTGAATtaaatcagctcaattgtgtcagtttgcaaaagatggaccaccttgccctgtctgggatgagtgtggtactccattgaaattactctggagttaaataggtttttcgtctcattggaatacatgggacgcctcaattaaatccaatcattaatcaggtgggacagttcttatccattttacaaataatagttttcaaaagatccggacaaACTTTTCAGAATTagtaggtgtcatgtactcaataaattcaaaacttcacatttgtttcaactcttatgatctcatttctttgctttcctccgagcccctcctttatctgaaaagttaagtgaaccaaggttcccaggatcttggtttataatataatatataaacactactgcatgcaaaacgctatttttatatgtgttatatatgagagatgttcttaatatgtgacatcatcttctaattgattatattatgctaaattaaaggtatgtgtttcttttaacttcatattgtttcatcattttgttaatgagtcagttttgattccatataccattgtctaacagagtatttgacaaaagtttgtctcatacaatattcaagtcatttagtttcactaagtttaagtggtaatagttttcattacaattatttatcccttaagagatgcactgaccaggctctgacctgtacctgactctgggaatatgttactgctagcagtttccacagtctcttgttttttccaaggtcagagtctgtgcaaagcactttattaaatatatgacctgtccattaagccatgatttgtgcatattatttcaagacatttacttatcagtactaaaccactaactccataaaccttaacactacaAGTCtatgagatttgcaattttgctgaagtggaatgtaagatgaccccctcctttctctacagcccataTGAGGCcctttttcactgcagcagtttcaaataaccacattataaggattccatctaccatcattagacaatagtatagtggattaataacaaggtacattatagtatattattacaaacttaacacaaaaacataacacaacaccttttaacttctataattcaatggatatcataatgtctagaagtataattgttcaatagaaagaagaattaaTCTACCTCTTTCTCAATTAATTCAATTGAATACTGCTCCATCTTTTCTTCTTATCACTaaagcaaagtcgtgaacaagcaataatacttgtcagttttaaataatatgttttctcattatagcaaatacttaaaacatattattaatcttatgaaataactgttatgaactataaacagtgtcaattagcactgaacctgtttcattagaagataatctttcaattaatttacctttgtttatcagttgctataatattactttggtgaatccctcttaagatttaaatccaaatataggccagtataactgcattcaactaggcttgacccttctctttgttcatttaacatccagccgagacaggatttttttctcaagacctctggcttgttagttaatcttttggtcataaagagtctcttcttatcttgtgtttttaggacataaatttgtagattaaagttcacttttagccggaatggtgcttttttatcaagcgtcatactttctgaagataagatatacaagtggtaaatcgttactaagtatttaattaaatgtcaaaTCCATAACAAgagtggactgacctatttcatggagcaagagagccatccactggtggtacaaggatactctttctttatccttcctaatatctttgacacttcattttataatacattccatatttaaaatcgccttgtacatattcagcatatccatatgttctcagcaggattcagcttctgtaccaggtttcgctcttagttgtttccacaagaagtcccttgatccaatgtttctccatcacaggtgtggatttccatggcctgacttcattcctataagatacttggacacgtttagctgtaaatattatttctatatatttccttttgttcgcacagagtcactttgcgaggtacgccttccatccagaacactgaaggaggccaaaactcactgttattcatattttctggatccaattactgttctgcctcacatcatcagttggcagacacaatacaactgaatctgtttcatttgatgaaccatttactgtagcttactgagatcctccatgcaatgtagtctaatgttttactatatggaataactagttcagcgtcacctgcgacacaTTGTAGGTTCTGCTTCTGCCGTACAAAAAACgatcttctgttttttactaCTATTGCCAAAATATTGGATCAAAGTCTCTTGACGAGTTCGTTTACTACCTCCGAGACCAGACATTTTTGATTTgcgagttgttttttattattattaataccgttACAAATATCATCACCTCAGTTACGGCCAAGGAACGAACCGCCtccttctctgattggttgtcagcaacatcactttcaaaagtgatttgctaaaaataaaaactggaatgacagcatattttaatggcataataatggaccaatcgaaagcagcaactgtgctgcttattgtggtgacatcgttttttagattacttgatgttttagccgacagcttgtctttattaaacgtatagctagctgtctgtctgtcgcaaattcgcacagctggcaCAGAGCCACAGGCAACGCTTACTACAAGTGTTTAGACAAAATTCGaacacaaaaatattttaaatatctgTATTTATAATTGTGAATATTTGCAATATCGGCTCCACTACACCCCTGCTCTCGAGAAAAAAGAACATGTGCAGCAGACAACAAACTTATCATGCTGAAAACATGTAGCCGACACTTCAGGTTTACTATCAATAACACAAGttatttcaagacattttttTTCCCTACAGAACACTTGTgcatagttttattattatttatttcttagcagatacccttatccagggtgacttacaattgttacaagatatcacattattttacatacaattaccctatacagttgggtttttactggagcaatcttaggtaaagtaccttgctcaagggtacagcctatttaatggcCGGTGAAAAAGACTGGCGTACCAGCTGCCCaatggcagccggtgaaaaaatacagtttggcgccccctaatcaaaagggggtgccaacaaaaaacggTCATTAACTAACccagtatgttgtttttttttttttttttggactgtaaattaaatgttcaaaacaaagggggggggggtggtacagagcacgccacccagagcccactggtcgacaaaagccatcatgtcgccagtggactccgcgtcggcgtgctccaacgccacccgggatcgaaggagggccctgaacatggccccaaagatatcacattatttttagatacaattacccatttatacagttaagtttttactggagcaatctaggtaaagtaccttgctcaagggtacagcagcagtgtccccagttggtattgaacccatgaccttctggtcaagagtccagagccctgaccactactctacactgctgccctagtataAACCACTCAGCTTATTAAATgtacagatatttatttttttccatcatAAACTTGCAAGAATAAACACAATATTGTTCATGAAccatttataattaaataaattgaGTTTCTGgaaagaaaataatttattacCGACCTGAATTGAAATAAAGAAAGGAAACACAGTTTTACAATGTTGTTCCTTATGGCATCAAAAAACGCTTTCCTCTGTATAATTAACTGCTGCGCCCTCTACAGGACACTCCAAAGAACAACAACAAGAGCAAATTGTTTTGCATTTatgaaacatattattattaattattttcttatccagggcgatttacaatatGTCACTTTTTCCcctccatacaattacccatttatacagttgggcagcagaaagaaaataaaaaaaataattaatgggtgcctaacagggcgaggtgccctgtacattgatttgtttgttttatttttagaatggggtctccccctccgcccctgtgcaattaattgttttgttttatgatttatgtatttattatataggacgAGTGAGGTGCCGTCCttccgtgttttgttattgttttgacggcgtagccgaatgttttatgttgtattgtttagcatcgtggatgggaagcccattcaaattaaaaaccctgtgcagaaggtgaccatctcccgagttaattaattgtttaaattgctgctaatcgggagatggactctgacctgacgtcaccactcgtcgaCCCTATCAGGGTGGATTGTTTATTTGAAACTGTAATGTTATAGTGCATGCTGTTTTCTAGCCGCTACACAAACAtattggggagaacatgcaaactccacacagacagataaATGTTGCCAGAATCTAACCCAGAACCCTGTAGCTGTGAgccagcagcgctaaccaccatgCCACTGTGCCGCcctataataataaaattaaaagtagTACCATGGTAAAGCACTATAGTATAGCACCATGGTAAAGCACTATAGTATAGCACCATGGTAAAGCACTATAGTATAGCACCATGGTAAAGCACTATAGTATAGCACCATGGTAAAGCACTATAGTATAGCACCATGGTAAAGCACTATAGTATAGCACCATGGTAAAGCACTATAGTATAGCACcatggtaaagcacggtaaagcttGCGATGTGTCAGGCCTcaccattgcaatcagctgtgttgCACTCACTGATTGGCTAAGGTGGGGGCAGTAACTgattgcgggggggggggggggttgacagtATTTAGGTatttaggttattattattaatttgttagcagacgcctttacccagggtgacttataattatatcacattattatttatacatacaattacccgtttatacagttgggcttttactggagcaatctaggtaaagtacctgcctgcttgctcaagggtatagcagcagtatGTCCTCCGCATGGggttgaactcacgaccctccaggcaggagtccagagcccccctaaccactcctccacactgctggataTGCCACTTGAAATTATTATGAAGGCCAATTAATAGTTTAATTAATGGTTCAATTGAGAGCAGCTcaattggaacaaaaaccagcagagacatagtgggtcccccaggaccaggattgggaaacacTGGTATAAGTTGTCTTGTACTGTGTAGCCGTCCGGCCGTACAGCAGTAgtgtgtcctccacctgggattgaacccacaaccttccggttgAGAGTGCAGAGCcttaaacactactccacactgctgcctggttTTATTCTACTGTCTCCCTGCCTGGAGCTGAAGAACTCTGGTAGACGTGCTGTGTTTATATCtgtgggtttgtttgtttgtatcttCTTTGCTAACTGTTCCAGGACACTGACTCTGTGGATTTCTCACCCTGGCAGTTTTACTAATTACTGGACCACTCTTCTAGCTGTGAGTGCATCTTTGTTTACCCTCGGGAAGGGAGGCGAGGAGGGCAAGGAGGAGAACGCTCGCTGCAGCGGTGTGGGTCGACCACAAGCTTTCTTCGTTTTTgtattttcttagtttttttgtGTGAACTCTTTATTTTTCTCCTACCCCATGACCacgtttaccattgctggtactcgTGGTGGTTTCCTTTGTTGTGACTGCAATTTATGAACTGTGTTCTCTCATGTGAAACTAAATCAAACCcagttaccattgttggtaccggGGATTTTGCTCCCACTACCCTCCGACATTATGTTTTTAAGCTAGTTTTAAAAACACTCAAGGTTCCACAGTTTTGGGGTGTAAAGCCCTGTCACCCATGGAGCGCAGGCGAGCAGGAGGGACACACAACAGGCTAAAATGAGTAGATCGAAGGTTGGGAGTGGTTGGCGTAGAAGGAAAATCTGATAAGTGGAGCCAGTCCATAAAAACAATgtgaaaaatgaacagaaatCCAAAGAAATGTATTCGTTTTGCTCTCCACAGTTTCAAACGTGTTTATTTGAACTCTGAATAAAAGCATTCATGTAGCTAACGCAACAAACTTCGTTTCCTATAGGGGTTGGTGAATGTGTGTGTAAAAATGAAACATGGCCCAACAGCTCTTCAGACTGTACAATCAACACGGTAAAATCAGCCTACATATGGGTTTACATGTTGCCATCATTTAGTATTGCTGGAAAGATATATTGAATTACTCATGCTTTATTTTTCTCTTCTTACAAGCCCTGCAGCACAGTCTGAGTAAGCCTACGATAGTCATACAGAACAATAACACAGCAGATAGCAAGACTGCTACAACATCCACGCAGTAGTAGGAGTACCAGGGCATTCTGTAGGACTCTGTGCGCAGGTGAGCGGCTCCTTTGTTCCTAATGACGTACTCGATCCAGAAGAGGGCGCTGTCCATTGGTTTGATTGGCTGGTCGTGCTGGAGCCTGGAGAGCCTCTTCATGTTCGTCTGGTAGGATGGCTTCTCGAGCACCTCCTGTAGAGCCTCTAGGAAGTCCTGACTACTCAGGGTGGTGACTTCCAGGACCTTGGCTGCCCCTCGCACCTGCAGCCTGAGCAGGTTGTCAAACTGGTCAAAGAGCAGTGGTATCCCTACTATTGGTACCCCATGGTAAATGGCCTCATAAATCCCATTTGTACCCCCATGTGCCTCAAAGGCTCTGGTCTTCGGGTGACCCAAGAGATCATTTTGGGGCAACCATTTGATCAGGAGGGTGTTGTTGCCCAAGCTAGAAGGCCTTTCTCCCAAATGCCTCCAGATGACTTTCTGAGGGAGCTGGGAGAAAGCGTAGGCAATCTTATCAGTTAGCTCACTTGGAAGACCTTTTACTAGAGTCCCCAATGACATGACAATGACTCTGTGCTCTCCAGAGCTCTCCATAAACTCCTCCAGGTCTAGTGGCAAGGGCTTGGCAGGTTTGCATTGGAAGCCCCCTATGTAGACAACGTTGGGCATGGTGGGGCGTGGGAATTCAAAGACGAAGTTGACCCTCATAAGCCAGATGTCTGCAGAGTGAAGGAGACTGTAGAGGTCCACACCTGGGCCAAAGTAACGAGCACACAGAGCATCATAATGGGGATTTATCACAATTTTTTCTACATAGAGTCTAACAAAGTAATAAACCATGTTCTGGGCCCTTTCAATTAAATCCATTTGGTCAGAGAACTCTGATCCTATAATCGGGATGTAGGAGATAGGAGAAGGAGCAAAGGTAAAGTGAGCTTCCCAGCTTGGAACCCAACGGACATTGAAGACCATCGGTAGTTTCAGGTAGCGAGCCAGCAAAACCCCTCCAGCAAACGCTGGATCTGTGAGGACCAAATCAAACTGGGCATCCTGGAGCTGCTTCATTAATTGTGGATCCTCAAACATGGTCCTCACCATCTGGCACATCTCTCTGTGAACTTTAGAGTGTCCAGAAAAATCAATGTTCTTGGCAATGAAAGCCTGCAGAGACCCTTTTCCACGTCGGATCTCCAGCATTTTCTTCAAGAATAAGGCAAGGAAGTCTTCACTCTCCATGGTCAGGCCTTCAGGTAGAGTGACGGTGACGGAAGTGTAATGGGGCGATTTCTCCTTGATGTACCAGCTGGTCCCAGAGCGCACCACTCTGATGtcatgaccccgcccatgcagCCCCTGAACGAGGATGTTCATGTTCACCCAATGGCTGCCGTCTACCGGGAACACCAGGATCTTGCTGCCATGGTAGTGAGGCACCGCATGAAGGGATAGGAGGATGAGTGTGAGGGTTGGGTAGCTGGTCCAGAAGGAGCACTCCATCATATAGTCTGAAATACAAACTAAATAAAGCATACAGGTTTTAGCATCTGACTCCATTTGAGTAACATTTTTGTTATTGAAATAAAGAgtaaaacaaccacaacaacaacatgTCAGCAAACACAGGAAGCGGTAGATACAGCTTTCAGTTTTTGCTTAAACACATTGATTGAAATAAAACTAGTTAGGTTCAGTCTTCATTGTAGTGTGTTCCAGGCATTAGCTGCTGAAAACTGGAACAAGCTACGACCGAAAACTGTATGGACCTTCGGTGTTACCAATTTAATATAACCACAGGATTGAAAATTGGAGGCAGACAGATAAACATTCAGCAAATTGCGCAGATAAGTAAGAGCTTCACCCAACAAAGTCTTCTAGATTAGCAGGTGCCAATGAATTAGGCACCTTGTATGCAAAGAAGGCCAATTAACCAAAGAACAGAGATCGCAGTGATGTGTATTAAATGGTGCACCAGTCACAAATCTGATAGCAGAGTGGTAAAGACATCTAGCCTTCCAAGAGCACCCCTAGGAGCCAATCTAAAAATTACATCACCATAATAAAAATGGGAAGGATGATCATTTGAACTAGAGTATATTTAGTTGAGTGAGTAAAACAACACCTATTACGGTATAGGAAACCAAGTCTGGACTTAACTTTAGATTGTAAATTGTTAATGTGCACATTTCACCCGAGATACTTCCAAGTACCGAATTCACGTCTGCACATTCAAATcttgaaccagcgatctccaggctatagggcacatcctgcacttccAGTGAAGTGCCttaactggatgcgccactcagga comes from the Acipenser ruthenus chromosome 13, fAciRut3.2 maternal haplotype, whole genome shotgun sequence genome and includes:
- the LOC117418529 gene encoding UDP-glucuronosyltransferase 2B31-like, whose product is MNILVQGLHGRGHDIRVVRSGTSWYIKEKSPHYTSVTVTLPEGLTMESEDFLALFLKKMLEIRRGKGSLQAFIAKNIDFSGHSKVHREMCQMVRTMFEDPQLMKQLQDAQFDLVLTDPAFAGGVLLARYLKLPMVFNVRWVPSWEAHFTFAPSPISYIPIIGSEFSDQMDLIERAQNMVYYFVRLYVEKIVINPHYDALCARYFGPGVDLYSLLHSADIWLMRVNFVFEFPRPTMPNVVYIGGFQCKPAKPLPLDLEEFMESSGEHRVIVMSLGTLVKGLPSELTDKIAYAFSQLPQKVIWRHLGERPSSLGNNTLLIKWLPQNDLLGHPKTRAFEAHGGTNGIYEAIYHGVPIVGIPLLFDQFDNLLRLQVRGAAKVLEVTTLSSQDFLEALQEVLEKPSYQTNMKRLSRLQHDQPIKPMDSALFWIEYVIRNKGAAHLRTESYRMPWYSYYCVDVVAVLLSAVLLFCMTIVGLLRLCCRACKKRKIKHE